Proteins from a single region of Verrucomicrobiales bacterium:
- a CDS encoding immunoglobulin domain-containing protein encodes MSGPGSLSFYYATTSSQGLFFLLDSQIIGLGASPQWDEMVITIPPGVHTALWRLGPWQTRSNAWVDQVRFSPAGSAPSFTGHANTNKIILGSSLTLRAFAKGTPPLSYLWLRNGLPITGAENSALTINNLHTSDLGAYSVVISNSFGTTSAFVSSVEGHDNTLGAVLDSDNITWTTSGWIPWTVVGEPVVIGSNSLAIGWSGEFPVSAGRWSDPLRLSTVLTGPGTLQFWWRMEMPVNSLISYLPSMNMTLVDSDGNEVARRSLSNKVPHPGGAWIHESAFVPAGTYALSWDYNPSERDGPGFFENFGPKAWLDGVKFSPGATLPFISQQPSPSDLTVLPNVDVSWAVTADGTPPLSYQWRSNGTNITDAIGTSFAINAVQPHQQGILDVIVWNAFGSVTSAPIHLGVLPRPTNPQVRVIEMPPFGQGGVVSGVVSNVTFTNYAIAAYLKVGFNGWWTKPSFAAPLTQLNPASGTFSFSAVTGGIDALASQYAVFLIPLGWSPPALSGSQVLPDSLFTHAESYSIVTRDTTTQPTITVSQPNPSTRRIEISSGQIWMYYAVEATDSLTNPNWITLTESTKLYVTSYSYDDIAPSPTDSRFYRVVYIP; translated from the coding sequence GTGAGCGGCCCCGGTTCACTGTCCTTTTACTACGCAACAACCTCCTCACAAGGCCTGTTCTTCCTCCTCGATAGTCAGATAATCGGACTCGGGGCTTCTCCGCAATGGGACGAGATGGTCATCACCATTCCCCCCGGTGTCCACACCGCACTCTGGAGGCTAGGGCCCTGGCAGACCCGTTCCAACGCCTGGGTGGATCAAGTCCGCTTCTCACCGGCTGGTTCTGCCCCGTCGTTCACAGGCCACGCGAATACCAACAAGATCATTCTCGGATCCTCGCTCACCCTCCGTGCCTTCGCAAAAGGCACACCTCCGCTCAGCTATCTATGGTTGCGAAATGGTTTACCCATAACGGGAGCAGAGAATTCAGCACTGACGATCAACAACCTCCATACTTCAGACCTGGGTGCATACAGCGTAGTGATTTCCAACTCATTTGGCACCACAAGCGCCTTCGTCTCGTCTGTCGAGGGCCACGACAACACTTTAGGTGCTGTTCTCGACAGTGATAACATCACCTGGACAACCTCTGGATGGATACCTTGGACTGTTGTTGGTGAGCCGGTAGTTATCGGTTCCAACTCTCTAGCAATCGGCTGGAGTGGCGAGTTTCCGGTTAGCGCAGGAAGATGGTCAGACCCTTTACGGTTAAGCACCGTCCTTACGGGGCCAGGTACTCTGCAGTTCTGGTGGCGGATGGAAATGCCAGTCAATTCGCTGATCTCGTACCTGCCTTCGATGAACATGACACTCGTTGATAGCGATGGAAACGAGGTGGCGAGGCGATCTCTCAGCAACAAGGTCCCGCATCCAGGCGGTGCCTGGATTCACGAATCGGCCTTTGTGCCTGCTGGTACCTATGCACTAAGTTGGGACTACAATCCGAGCGAGCGAGATGGTCCAGGCTTTTTTGAGAATTTCGGCCCGAAGGCCTGGTTGGATGGTGTGAAGTTCAGCCCCGGGGCAACTCTTCCGTTCATCAGTCAGCAGCCCTCACCATCAGATCTCACGGTCTTGCCTAACGTTGATGTGAGCTGGGCAGTGACAGCAGACGGAACTCCTCCGCTGTCCTACCAGTGGCGCAGCAACGGCACTAATATCACCGACGCAATCGGTACCTCCTTCGCGATCAATGCCGTTCAGCCACATCAACAAGGCATCTTGGATGTCATCGTCTGGAATGCCTTTGGCTCCGTCACCAGCGCCCCGATTCATCTGGGAGTTTTGCCTAGGCCAACCAATCCGCAGGTCCGTGTCATCGAGATGCCTCCATTCGGCCAGGGCGGCGTTGTCTCGGGAGTGGTATCGAACGTCACTTTCACCAACTACGCGATCGCCGCCTACCTCAAGGTGGGATTTAATGGATGGTGGACTAAGCCTTCGTTTGCCGCTCCGTTAACGCAATTGAATCCAGCCTCTGGCACCTTTTCCTTCTCAGCCGTCACCGGAGGTATTGATGCTTTGGCCAGCCAGTATGCGGTATTTCTTATCCCTCTTGGATGGTCTCCCCCCGCCTTGTCCGGATCTCAAGTGCTGCCAGACTCACTTTTTACTCACGCAGAGTCTTACAGCATCGTCACGCGGGACACCACGACACAACCCACGATCACGGTCAGTCAGCCAAACCCGAGCACAAGGAGAATTGAAATCAGCAGCGGACAGATCTGGATGTATTACGCTGTCGAGGCGACGGATAGTCTTACAAATCCGAATTGGATCACACTTACCGAAAGCACCAAATTATATGTGACCTCGTATTCGTATGACGATATCGCACCTTCGCCAACCGATAGTCGGTTCTATCGGGTAGTATACATACCCTAA
- a CDS encoding beta-galactosidase → MKRTPSSDRSFTLMLLMLTFNSLILLPGSAPGASGILRIKDGYFWDSTRAEYFVPRGVAYQIWNPPVGANQTFAQVTYDLTEFRKIYANSVRCELVWSQLQIQPDHYDWSKSDFLVGEAERLGLRLFVLIGFQYPPEWFPKEWRGLNDRGEVSDVLNYEHPDAQKVYQGHIAAVVERYKNSPAIAAWILGNEFAYFDLWEDPAKYPVHRFLGYDAVSQSSFRRVLAKQYNNDIQRLNTNWKTNFSSFDAVKMPIRYPTDRHLPGYHDLIQWRKTSIGNFVAGAARAARAADTNHLITYSMVGGIFNGTDANNSAEDAKAIVDACRSQGAPLDFWAVNNYAWASYGSEMRSADFGIAKYQELVGLPVLISETGHSSTENILGPGAAERQPNALPSQLWEALMSGAIGVHFFHWNDRNMFTTNYFLREKGFGIVDEHRIPKQPVYSNVVAILRRMEELKIEDLLGGSISPPRDVLFYWSQDSDMGWPRANQENAMIWGALRRLGYQPGIIDDEQFNRGDYTNASALLLSRAYQLSPSTLETITNRLFPRGIHLHANADLPGQFDAYHQPNRNWPGLMRGIFGLEVASAAPGWDGGSTDSPASTRAVFLRGASGIGDITPAYFAEFVTWKIWHGITASSGKTIVTHTGVNGSQGPMPALQFKDHGIARAAVNTFALGDTYGANAIKLWDYRASVLRAIYQDYFRIEPPIRLSGAGEGYVMPDYRVCRDGSVLISLMNEHTAQAAVVVSAPSLLHGRTVSDLTAGATMLKPDASGRIQRNLSGDGFALLHATSAGTASLVSDRSQILFKSVPTAVWPNGSPAQVQIEHHAKEPGDLRLRLEQVHPILQVRTQSGPIPVVGDGIQQVELVVPDADLADTSFVSSHDGGLYRWVISLEKAGVIVNEASLPLRLLWPVVLRGVPQSPVSGQTYQATLEWQELPSYLAVSQGTPLDRWSAWDNRNVNAEHYVLAINFYSGGRPVATNAYVVSTGSGSMPIKIRVPTGAGPIQWDASVRQAPVVRSTTVVQGFEGMMRGAQWSSNAPPRTNLPPLFSPWFSYVYANPSDQSKWQNEGVNLEGRGGGQAAFLVVTNNRPKTFAGFGLQYDYSTTWVLPADRRAWSNYVFSVDFYEQNRRAALVELQLKNKGTTLRMVHVIQPYQPGPDGWCHLSVTLDRFATPSYSAPFDPTAVSSLVVNVQMFEQTAQYVAFFDNISFVGPTDALVLGSQAGYFSSRDDRETVDDNFVLEIASIQKNLENRIELFWRAPTSRNYGIYVSDDVLFSSPRLLSSVSITRRQQGGEDYLEALDLSAPLQPHRFYRLSSRPLR, encoded by the coding sequence ATGAAACGGACGCCATCGAGTGATCGGAGCTTTACGCTGATGCTTCTAATGCTAACGTTTAATAGCCTTATTCTCCTGCCGGGATCCGCACCTGGTGCCAGCGGTATCCTCCGAATCAAGGATGGATACTTTTGGGACTCCACCCGTGCGGAGTACTTCGTTCCGCGAGGCGTCGCCTATCAGATCTGGAACCCCCCGGTGGGAGCTAATCAGACCTTTGCACAGGTGACTTACGACCTTACTGAGTTCCGAAAGATTTACGCGAATTCCGTTCGATGTGAATTGGTTTGGAGCCAATTGCAGATTCAGCCAGACCATTATGACTGGTCCAAATCAGACTTCCTAGTAGGGGAGGCAGAGCGGCTTGGACTGCGGTTGTTCGTCCTGATTGGCTTCCAGTATCCACCAGAGTGGTTCCCCAAGGAGTGGAGAGGTCTCAACGATCGAGGGGAGGTTTCCGATGTGCTCAACTATGAGCATCCGGACGCTCAGAAAGTGTATCAAGGCCACATTGCCGCTGTCGTAGAGCGCTATAAAAACAGTCCAGCTATTGCAGCCTGGATTCTCGGCAACGAATTCGCCTATTTCGACCTGTGGGAGGACCCCGCCAAATATCCAGTTCATCGCTTCTTAGGTTACGATGCAGTGTCGCAAAGCAGTTTCCGGCGGGTTCTTGCTAAACAGTATAACAACGACATCCAGCGCCTTAACACAAATTGGAAGACCAACTTCTCCAGCTTCGACGCCGTGAAGATGCCGATTCGCTATCCCACGGATCGGCACCTCCCTGGCTATCACGATCTGATACAATGGCGTAAAACGAGTATCGGTAATTTCGTAGCTGGGGCAGCAAGAGCTGCAAGAGCGGCGGATACAAACCACCTTATAACATACTCCATGGTTGGGGGAATTTTTAACGGCACCGACGCGAATAATTCTGCGGAAGACGCCAAAGCAATCGTCGACGCGTGCCGTAGCCAAGGAGCCCCACTCGACTTTTGGGCGGTGAACAATTACGCGTGGGCATCATACGGAAGCGAGATGCGCTCGGCGGACTTCGGGATTGCGAAGTATCAGGAGCTCGTAGGGCTTCCGGTGTTGATCTCTGAAACCGGCCACAGCAGCACCGAGAACATCCTGGGGCCCGGTGCAGCAGAACGTCAGCCCAACGCATTACCTAGCCAGCTATGGGAGGCATTGATGTCCGGAGCAATCGGGGTTCATTTCTTCCACTGGAACGACAGAAACATGTTTACCACCAACTATTTTCTGCGAGAAAAGGGCTTCGGTATCGTCGACGAACACCGCATTCCTAAGCAGCCGGTCTACTCAAATGTTGTGGCCATCCTGCGCAGAATGGAGGAACTGAAAATCGAAGACCTCCTGGGTGGCTCTATTTCACCGCCTCGCGATGTCCTTTTCTACTGGAGCCAGGATAGCGACATGGGCTGGCCTCGAGCCAATCAGGAGAATGCGATGATATGGGGAGCGCTCAGGCGCTTGGGATATCAGCCAGGCATCATCGACGACGAACAATTCAACCGCGGTGACTATACCAACGCTTCAGCGCTGCTGCTCTCACGCGCTTATCAGCTTTCGCCCTCCACTCTTGAGACTATAACCAACCGACTGTTTCCCAGGGGGATTCACCTGCACGCTAACGCGGATCTGCCGGGGCAGTTCGATGCTTACCATCAACCCAATCGGAATTGGCCCGGATTGATGAGGGGAATCTTCGGCCTCGAAGTCGCATCCGCGGCTCCTGGCTGGGACGGAGGTTCGACCGACAGCCCGGCGTCGACTCGGGCCGTCTTCCTCCGCGGAGCTAGTGGAATTGGGGATATCACTCCAGCCTACTTCGCCGAATTCGTCACTTGGAAGATTTGGCACGGCATCACCGCCTCTTCCGGCAAAACGATAGTCACTCACACCGGCGTCAACGGAAGTCAAGGTCCCATGCCCGCCCTGCAATTTAAGGACCATGGAATCGCCAGGGCAGCGGTGAATACGTTTGCCTTGGGCGACACGTACGGCGCGAACGCCATCAAACTTTGGGACTATCGGGCCAGCGTTCTTCGTGCCATCTATCAGGACTACTTTCGGATCGAACCGCCGATTCGATTGAGTGGGGCGGGAGAAGGTTATGTTATGCCCGACTATCGAGTTTGCCGGGACGGATCGGTGTTGATCTCCCTGATGAATGAGCACACGGCGCAGGCGGCTGTCGTTGTGTCGGCGCCTTCGCTCTTACACGGCCGAACGGTGAGTGACCTCACTGCAGGCGCGACGATGCTAAAACCTGACGCCAGCGGTCGCATCCAGCGAAACCTCAGCGGGGATGGATTTGCCTTGCTCCACGCAACTAGTGCCGGGACAGCTTCCTTGGTTTCGGACCGATCGCAGATCTTATTCAAATCTGTTCCTACCGCCGTCTGGCCGAATGGATCTCCCGCGCAGGTGCAGATTGAACACCATGCGAAGGAGCCCGGAGATTTGCGTTTGCGCCTCGAGCAGGTTCACCCGATTCTCCAGGTTCGCACGCAGTCCGGTCCGATCCCAGTCGTTGGGGATGGCATTCAGCAGGTCGAGTTGGTGGTCCCGGATGCGGACCTCGCCGACACCAGCTTCGTGTCATCGCACGACGGTGGATTGTATCGATGGGTAATCTCGCTCGAGAAAGCAGGGGTGATCGTCAACGAGGCTTCGTTGCCGCTCCGCCTCCTTTGGCCGGTGGTCTTGCGAGGCGTTCCCCAATCCCCCGTCTCCGGGCAAACCTATCAAGCAACGTTGGAATGGCAGGAACTCCCGTCCTATCTGGCCGTAAGTCAAGGCACACCGCTAGATCGGTGGTCTGCGTGGGATAACAGGAATGTGAATGCCGAGCACTACGTTTTGGCCATCAACTTTTATTCCGGCGGCCGACCCGTCGCGACTAATGCCTATGTGGTCTCGACCGGCTCAGGAAGCATGCCCATCAAGATTCGGGTTCCGACCGGCGCGGGACCGATCCAATGGGATGCCTCGGTTCGACAGGCACCAGTGGTGCGGTCAACCACGGTTGTGCAAGGCTTCGAAGGTATGATGCGCGGTGCGCAATGGTCGTCCAATGCCCCGCCGCGCACCAATCTCCCGCCGCTCTTCTCACCTTGGTTCAGCTATGTCTACGCGAACCCCTCGGACCAATCGAAATGGCAAAATGAAGGCGTTAATTTAGAAGGTCGGGGCGGAGGGCAAGCCGCTTTTCTAGTCGTCACCAACAACCGCCCAAAAACATTTGCAGGATTCGGACTACAATACGACTACTCAACCACGTGGGTTTTGCCAGCGGACCGTCGCGCCTGGAGCAACTATGTTTTCTCAGTCGACTTTTACGAGCAAAATAGGCGAGCGGCGCTGGTAGAATTACAGCTAAAGAACAAAGGCACCACACTTCGCATGGTGCATGTCATTCAGCCCTATCAACCAGGGCCAGACGGCTGGTGTCATCTGAGTGTAACTCTCGACCGATTCGCCACACCCAGCTACTCAGCTCCATTCGACCCAACTGCGGTTAGTTCGCTGGTGGTCAACGTCCAAATGTTTGAACAGACCGCACAGTACGTCGCGTTCTTTGACAACATCAGCTTCGTTGGCCCGACAGATGCACTCGTGCTGGGTTCTCAGGCGGGCTATTTTTCATCCCGCGACGACCGCGAAACTGTCGACGACAATTTCGTTCTCGAAATAGCCTCGATCCAAAAAAACTTGGAGAACCGCATTGAACTATTCTGGCGGGCTCCGACAAGTCGCAATTATGGGATTTACGTCAGCGACGATGTTTTGTTCTCATCGCCGCGTTTGTTGTCAAGCGTATCGATTACTCGCCGCCAACAAGGTGGAGAGGACTACCTTGAGGCGCTTGATCTGAGCGCGCCACTTCAGCCACATCGGTTTTATCGTCTGAGCAGTCGGCCACTCCGTTAA
- a CDS encoding VCBS repeat-containing protein: MNGDGYTDVVIAQELAPNLVYLNDARGHFSDSGQQLGSTSNRSYGGAALDVDGDGDLDLLFANYHMDDPSAFPLHLYINDGSGMLTEKGGGFGRPNVWYRSVSIGDLDGDGRADACVGNSYGIEIWHNESGNFEKTQELPAWSSTWDTILVDIDQDGDLDAVAAEYSSPGSISEIWVNDGAGRLQNSGRHLCCGGNLGVAAADLDEDGAVDLFLSGTTGKVWLNQSAPPQLKITSIGKSSVSGVVLDPHLPSWSTHFGVYCAAFVPGSGWSSFQGCEEIPRLAGTGSFTFEALPSNMSRIMLALAPTGGNVHHLPCLDQAESLPPELEVLGFAQTVIELPVMTVTREAGSTFIRWPTNLSNVRLETAPNLESPWTAAAVTKAGEYEVGLALPRAFFRLR, encoded by the coding sequence ATGAACGGCGATGGCTATACCGACGTGGTGATTGCCCAAGAACTGGCACCAAATTTGGTTTATCTAAATGACGCGCGCGGCCACTTTTCCGACAGCGGCCAGCAACTTGGGTCTACCTCCAATCGCAGTTACGGTGGTGCTGCTCTCGATGTTGATGGCGACGGCGATCTAGATCTTCTGTTCGCAAATTATCACATGGATGACCCGTCTGCCTTCCCTCTCCATCTCTACATCAATGACGGCTCGGGGATGCTGACGGAAAAAGGGGGGGGATTCGGGCGTCCAAATGTTTGGTATCGTTCGGTTTCGATTGGTGACTTGGATGGCGACGGTCGTGCTGATGCTTGCGTTGGAAATTCCTACGGTATCGAAATTTGGCACAACGAATCCGGTAACTTCGAAAAAACTCAGGAACTCCCAGCCTGGTCATCAACGTGGGACACTATCCTTGTGGACATCGATCAGGATGGCGATCTCGACGCCGTCGCTGCCGAATACTCCTCCCCTGGCAGTATCAGCGAAATCTGGGTAAACGACGGGGCCGGTCGCTTGCAAAACAGTGGTCGCCATCTCTGCTGCGGAGGTAATCTAGGCGTAGCCGCAGCCGATTTGGATGAGGATGGAGCGGTTGATCTCTTTCTTTCGGGTACGACCGGTAAGGTTTGGCTCAACCAGTCCGCTCCGCCACAGCTTAAGATCACCTCGATCGGCAAGAGCAGCGTTAGTGGCGTAGTCCTTGATCCGCATCTTCCCAGCTGGAGCACCCACTTTGGAGTTTATTGCGCAGCGTTCGTTCCCGGATCAGGCTGGTCAAGCTTCCAAGGGTGTGAAGAGATCCCAAGGCTGGCTGGAACCGGGAGCTTCACATTCGAGGCTCTACCGTCCAACATGAGTCGAATAATGCTTGCTCTGGCCCCGACTGGTGGAAACGTCCATCATCTTCCGTGCCTCGATCAGGCCGAAAGCTTGCCTCCGGAATTGGAAGTCCTCGGTTTTGCTCAAACAGTGATCGAGCTCCCTGTGATGACGGTAACCCGAGAAGCAGGAAGTACCTTCATAAGGTGGCCTACCAATCTCTCGAACGTAAGACTGGAGACGGCACCAAATCTGGAGAGTCCATGGACAGCAGCAGCGGTGACAAAAGCAGGAGAATACGAAGTTGGTTTGGCACTACCCCGCGCGTTCTTCCGCCTTCGTTAA
- a CDS encoding SUMF1/EgtB/PvdO family nonheme iron enzyme, translating to MSIWETCGKPKNAAAADPITDAYLRSPIDRVWLTACVEWLRDEKRDLFQLPGNDFLQAYFPNIQVREAATAFLEVARIIHTGASPESALPEVANARRLPLGQVYDIHRELTALRLDATLLSSVEPSTIQSKLSVSGPILFTAASGDIAAMLTVDFVPRPKGSAARLNIAHQIWRAPALLLLGTDVRWNEAEKLAIQFLADSNLLPSDYDFRYQVTLPPGVEWERCLAGDSWCGQLQLLLLRAVGKIDRDAVHHQFPQLRRIDFKGVAVTACGLDQQGNHEGNRFYPVACFFRKFVTGIRKSKEFSRSPTLASSSLKFVAPSSLRSEPGHCVNTFVVALGQSFDTLTYPKDKPNVNIWREPITRVPIVKATDLREALMLLDLLQRPQRIIRNLLAVFVFGLALAVLAYNLRPTATPDFKLLANIIQTEEAKTPGTGGIERALASWNSQYRLSRLAGLKKIRTWANQVASSAWNVNSATANITDSSASQLSTKLKTQRELECALFLRDKMKQIDSEDFSPTNEWTVESNQLSLVRIPAGSLHMGSSLADTNAAKNEIPPIKVDIPRQFWMGKYEVTQGEYRAITEQRRAPGFYYGRRWIERLRQTIDYGKLLSRPVETITYKEAMAFCRRLTELERDRIDHELGEDYEFRLPTEAEWEYACRAGTDDIYSFGDSPEELPTYAWVNVAATKPVGLKFPNIAGLYDMHGNVNEMCIDREGDKYVARGGSAIDQDPARFRCAYRFGWVHTQPGNTFGFRVVLAPRLAGDPAPLRSLKK from the coding sequence ATGTCCATCTGGGAAACTTGCGGCAAACCCAAGAATGCCGCCGCCGCTGATCCTATCACCGACGCTTATCTTCGAAGCCCGATCGACCGAGTTTGGTTAACGGCTTGTGTAGAGTGGCTACGGGACGAAAAACGCGACCTATTTCAGTTGCCAGGGAATGACTTCCTCCAAGCCTACTTTCCCAACATCCAAGTAAGGGAAGCTGCGACCGCCTTCCTCGAAGTTGCACGAATTATCCACACGGGCGCTTCGCCCGAATCTGCTCTTCCTGAGGTAGCGAATGCCCGTCGCCTCCCACTTGGGCAGGTATACGACATTCACCGAGAACTTACAGCCCTCCGTTTGGATGCCACATTGCTCTCCTCCGTCGAGCCCAGCACCATTCAAAGCAAACTGAGCGTTAGCGGCCCGATTCTTTTCACAGCCGCAAGCGGGGACATCGCTGCGATGCTTACGGTTGACTTTGTGCCCAGGCCAAAGGGCTCTGCTGCCCGGCTGAACATCGCTCATCAAATCTGGCGTGCTCCTGCGTTACTTCTACTCGGCACCGATGTTCGGTGGAACGAAGCAGAGAAGCTCGCGATCCAATTCCTTGCCGATTCCAACCTGCTACCAAGCGACTATGACTTTCGATATCAAGTCACCCTGCCACCAGGTGTTGAATGGGAGAGGTGCTTGGCGGGTGATTCATGGTGCGGCCAGCTCCAGTTGCTACTTTTACGAGCAGTAGGTAAAATCGACCGAGATGCGGTTCACCACCAGTTCCCTCAATTGCGGCGCATCGATTTTAAAGGAGTGGCTGTCACAGCTTGCGGCCTCGATCAGCAAGGGAACCACGAAGGTAATCGCTTCTACCCAGTCGCATGCTTCTTCCGCAAGTTTGTGACAGGCATCAGGAAGTCCAAAGAATTCTCACGCAGCCCCACCTTGGCCTCCTCATCGCTGAAATTTGTTGCGCCGAGTTCACTGAGGTCTGAGCCAGGTCATTGTGTAAACACATTCGTCGTGGCGCTTGGGCAATCATTCGACACGCTCACATATCCGAAGGATAAACCGAATGTTAATATCTGGAGAGAACCTATTACGCGGGTTCCGATTGTGAAAGCTACCGACCTCCGCGAAGCGCTAATGCTTCTGGACTTACTGCAAAGGCCTCAGAGGATCATCAGAAACCTGCTAGCAGTCTTCGTTTTCGGTCTCGCCTTGGCCGTGCTCGCCTACAACCTTCGGCCAACTGCTACTCCCGACTTCAAACTCTTGGCGAACATCATCCAGACGGAGGAAGCCAAAACCCCCGGTACAGGCGGCATCGAAAGGGCGCTCGCAAGCTGGAACTCACAATACCGACTTTCAAGGCTCGCAGGCCTCAAGAAGATTCGAACCTGGGCGAACCAGGTGGCCTCCTCCGCCTGGAATGTTAACTCTGCCACTGCGAACATCACCGACTCCAGTGCGAGCCAATTAAGTACGAAATTGAAGACTCAGCGAGAGTTGGAATGTGCGCTATTCCTAAGGGACAAAATGAAGCAAATCGACTCCGAGGATTTCTCCCCCACGAACGAATGGACGGTTGAATCAAACCAGCTATCCCTGGTACGCATCCCTGCCGGAAGCCTTCATATGGGGAGTTCACTCGCGGACACCAACGCCGCTAAGAACGAGATCCCGCCGATCAAAGTCGACATCCCGAGACAGTTCTGGATGGGTAAGTATGAGGTGACCCAAGGAGAGTATCGGGCCATCACCGAGCAAAGGCGAGCCCCTGGATTCTATTACGGAAGACGGTGGATTGAGCGTCTCCGACAAACAATTGATTACGGAAAGCTTTTATCCCGACCGGTCGAAACCATTACCTACAAGGAAGCGATGGCCTTTTGTCGCCGCCTCACGGAGCTAGAACGAGATCGAATCGATCACGAGTTGGGTGAGGATTACGAGTTCCGCCTCCCCACTGAAGCTGAGTGGGAGTATGCCTGTCGAGCTGGCACCGACGACATTTACAGCTTTGGGGACTCTCCAGAGGAACTTCCGACTTATGCGTGGGTTAACGTGGCCGCTACTAAGCCGGTTGGACTTAAGTTCCCCAACATCGCAGGCCTGTATGACATGCATGGCAACGTAAATGAAATGTGCATCGATCGGGAGGGCGATAAGTACGTCGCACGAGGCGGTTCGGCCATCGATCAGGATCCCGCGCGGTTCCGCTGCGCGTATCGATTTGGCTGGGTCCACACCCAACCAGGGAACACATTCGGATTCCGTGTGGTGTTGGCGCCTAGACTCGCAGGTGATCCGGCACCCCTGAGAAGTCTCAAAAAATGA
- a CDS encoding transposase, with product MKTAGVESLSLPVRSPNLNAYAERFVRTIKESCLDNIILFGESSLREAVSQFVEHYHQERNHQGLENKIIRPEFAQFPAEGSLHRRKRLGGLLNYYYRQAA from the coding sequence TTGAAGACCGCTGGAGTAGAGTCCCTGAGCCTCCCCGTGCGGTCACCCAACTTGAATGCTTATGCGGAGCGTTTCGTGCGTACGATCAAGGAGTCGTGTTTGGACAACATTATCCTGTTTGGCGAGTCGTCCTTGCGAGAAGCAGTTTCTCAGTTCGTTGAACACTATCACCAGGAAAGAAACCACCAGGGGCTCGAGAACAAAATCATCCGACCTGAGTTCGCGCAGTTCCCAGCGGAAGGATCGCTGCATCGTCGCAAAAGGCTCGGCGGGCTCTTGAACTACTACTACCGACAAGCCGCATGA
- a CDS encoding universal stress protein, giving the protein MKRILIAYDNSGCADAAIDELSLAGLPPKLDATVITVAEVWLPLEAGHHDAKSHDRLPLALRRAREAAWQAVETDCRAQAERAATRLRALFPKWSVTALAVGDSPARGILKRADEWKADLIVVGSHGRSVMERFFLGSVSHKVANEARCSVRIARPPRLSTHPHPRIIVAVDGSRDSEAAVNAVTARRWPPHTQFQLVTAIDSRLKTAAALPTHWAKDWIQQHDADGGEWVCRAVENLATLMRKAKLDLETHIFDGDPKQLLLQHAEDWKADCIFLGAHGLEHGEHRTLGSLASAVATRAHCSVEIVRIPV; this is encoded by the coding sequence ATGAAACGAATCCTCATTGCCTACGACAATTCCGGCTGCGCCGATGCTGCCATCGACGAACTCTCCCTCGCCGGGCTGCCGCCTAAACTCGACGCCACCGTCATCACCGTCGCCGAAGTCTGGCTGCCACTCGAAGCCGGGCACCACGACGCTAAATCGCACGACCGTTTACCGCTGGCGTTGCGCCGCGCCCGCGAAGCGGCGTGGCAGGCCGTCGAGACCGATTGCCGCGCCCAGGCCGAGCGCGCGGCGACGCGACTTCGTGCGCTGTTCCCCAAATGGAGCGTGACGGCGCTGGCCGTGGGCGATTCCCCCGCGAGGGGCATTCTGAAAAGGGCCGACGAGTGGAAGGCCGACCTGATTGTCGTCGGCTCGCATGGCCGTTCGGTGATGGAACGATTCTTCCTCGGCAGCGTCTCGCACAAGGTCGCCAACGAGGCGCGCTGCTCGGTGCGCATCGCGCGGCCACCCCGCCTCTCGACGCACCCGCATCCACGCATCATCGTGGCCGTGGACGGTTCGCGCGATTCGGAGGCAGCAGTCAACGCCGTTACGGCCCGTCGCTGGCCGCCGCACACACAGTTCCAACTCGTCACTGCAATTGATTCGCGCCTCAAGACGGCGGCAGCGTTGCCCACGCATTGGGCCAAGGACTGGATTCAGCAGCACGACGCCGATGGCGGTGAGTGGGTCTGCCGCGCCGTTGAAAACCTCGCGACGCTGATGCGCAAAGCCAAACTCGACCTCGAAACGCACATCTTCGACGGCGACCCGAAACAGTTGCTGCTCCAACACGCCGAGGATTGGAAGGCCGACTGCATTTTCCTCGGCGCGCACGGACTGGAGCACGGCGAACACCGCACGCTCGGCAGCCTCGCCTCCGCCGTGGCTACGCGGGCGCACTGCTCGGTGGAAATCGTGAGGATTCCGGTGTAG
- a CDS encoding ribosome-associated translation inhibitor RaiA, whose protein sequence is MNIKFRVRGLNAHANLRRWLEQQLERLQSLIPVTSAEVVLDHQRDAAPAFGAHVHLAVPGPDIHATAHGHTMQAAWLKVFKNLKGQIERRKTKQVTRAKTNRQHPALTSRWSGVSATSRA, encoded by the coding sequence ATGAACATCAAATTCCGAGTTCGCGGCCTCAACGCGCATGCCAATCTGCGCCGCTGGCTGGAGCAACAACTGGAGCGGTTGCAGAGCCTCATCCCCGTCACCTCCGCTGAAGTGGTGCTGGATCACCAGCGGGACGCTGCGCCCGCGTTCGGTGCGCATGTGCATCTGGCCGTGCCCGGACCGGACATCCATGCGACGGCGCACGGCCACACGATGCAAGCCGCGTGGCTCAAGGTCTTCAAGAACCTCAAAGGGCAAATTGAGCGGCGCAAAACCAAACAGGTCACGCGCGCGAAGACCAACCGGCAACACCCCGCACTGACCAGCCGGTGGTCGGGCGTATCAGCCACGTCCCGCGCTTGA